The Melospiza melodia melodia isolate bMelMel2 unplaced genomic scaffold, bMelMel2.pri scaffold_51, whole genome shotgun sequence nucleotide sequence TCTTGTCCTGCTGTTGGGGCTGGATTCCCACCTTGCCTGGTGCTGCCCCATTCCTGCCAGGATCCACACCTGGCACTGGCAGGGAGCGGGATCAGGATATGCCTGTGAAGCCACAGGAAGGAGCCTGGGGCTGGTATGAGATCTCAGCTGAAACCCCCCAACCAGGCAGGTCATGGAAACCTCCTGGGCAGCTGGGAAGTGCTGTGGGCACCTTGGCAGACCTTGGGTTCACTCCAAATGAACCTGGGGCCCTGAAACTGCCCTTGCAGAGGAGCAGCCAGGATGTTTCATGGGATATTTGCACATCCCAGAGAAACCTCAGTGTGcaaacagtgtgtgtgtgtgtgtgcgtgtgcgtgtgCGTGAGCAGATTTTGGGTACCTTgccctgtgcctgcccctgcagCTGCTCTTCCCAGCCAGGGCAATGCCCACCTGCTCCAAGCCCTTCCTGCTGTGTGCCAGTCTCGCTGCGTCCTTGCCATAGTGCTGATGCCAGAGGTGGGCTCCTCTGATGTACAATTTACTCCCGCTTGTACAAACTAATGGCTGAGCCATGCCCTGCATGAACCAGCCCATGAATCCCAAATAAACCCCTGGGAATCACCTTCCTTTTCCCCAATTCCCTGCACTTccttcctcctgcagtgacaagCAGAAAGGGCAACTTTGCAGGTAACCACTGCAGGGGGCTTCATCCAGCTTTTGGCTCTGttctgaggcagcttttccttcCTGTGCCTCAGTTCTCCatccatagaatcatggaatagcttgggttggaagagaccttaaaacccatccagttccacccacatgccatgggcaggggcccCTTccatagaccaggttgctcatcTCACCCTCCTTTCTATTTGCCCCGACGGGCAAGTCCTaaaactgagttttgtttcctcAAGGAGCCAATCCTGTCTCAGGAGCTgccctcagggtgtccccagtgcagcagggacagggcacagacCAACACCCacagcaggaggagggaagaaaagccaaaaccCAGCCGAGTTTAAAAATGACAAATGCTCTTTTATTTGACCTTACAGTAGGTTAGGCAGGGAagtgaggaggctgcagccacaaggacgAGTAGTTAGAAATCTTATACACACAAAGCAAAAACCTTTCCCACAAGTGCCGGAGAAAACAGAAGGGGCTGGAAGAAACCTTGAATTGCAGACAAAGCCTTTGGAGGTTGTAACATGTTTTAGGGGGCAGAGGCTTTTAGAGCCTTTTGGAGATGTTTTCACTGCTGAGGACCTGGGactgtggttccacaaggctgTGATTCACCCTTGGAACGGGATGAACGAAATGGTTGTCCCTGTTCCATAGCGCTTCCATTTCCCTTTGAACGCCTGACCTTGAGCAGAGACCAAGGGCTTGCTGACAGAGGGGCACCACGGGGTCCGTGCCAGCCAGTGACCTGTTACAACCTGAGCTTCAGCCAAAGGCGCTCCAGATTCTCACAGAGGGCTCCTGGTCCCCCCGCTGCCCCAGAGGTGAAGGACGGAGGAAGGAGAGGCTCTAGCGCAGCTATTTACACCAtgatctgcagggcaggaggccgGAATCGCTGACGGCCGCGTGTGCTTGCCAGCCTTATCTGATGGTCTTTTTGCTGGTGGTGGTCTTGGAAACGATCCTGACGCTGCCTCCCGTGCTGGAGCTGACGCCCCGgctgctcccggagctgaaggagctgccccCGCCGTAGCTGAGCCCCCCGCCgaagccgccgctgccgccgaaGCCGCCGCTGCTCATGGTgtagctgccgccgccgccgccgcccatgCCGAGCCCCCCGCCCATGCCCAGGCAGCTGCCGCCGCCGTAGCCCATCCCGCTGGAGCTGCTGACCACGGCTGGAAGGAGGCAGGAACAGCCGTGTGAGGGCACAGCTGGGTCCCCGAGGTGGGGAGATGTGCGGTGTCACCCCCGCGGGGAGGGGTGGGTGGGAAGAGGTGGGAGGAGGGGGATAGGAAGAGGTGGAAGGGAGGTGATACTCACAGACACTGACAGCTCCGACTCCTTCTCCAGCCAGCCTGTTGGGAAAGGGAGAAGTAAGCAATAATGACAAAACCTCGTCCATGGGACCATCTAATTAGGAGTGCATGTCCTTCAGCGGGGTGGGGTATGTCTGTGTCACAGGTGAAAGGTGACAGTGCTCATTTTTATCGTTATCAGGCACCAATAGCTGGCGAAACAAAACTCTGCCTACAAAGTTCACAATTTCAACCACCTGTCTGTCTGCCCTGATGCTCCAGCCCCTTGGGAAGAGCTGTTTGACGCCAAGGAGATGGTCCCTGGTCAGCCCACAGCAGGTCCACGTGTCCTCACCTGCTCTCCTCGCCCTCCAGCAGCTTCCTGTAGGTCGCAATCTCGATGTCCAGGGCCAGCTTAACGTTCATGAGCTCCTGGTACTCCCGGAGCTGCCGGGCCAGGTCAGCCTTGGCTTTCTGCAGGGCATCCTCCAGCTCGGTCAGCTTGGCCTTGGCATCCTTGAGGGCCATCTCCCCGCGCTCCTCAGCCTCAGCAATGGCTGCTTGGAGATTGGCACACTGGGAGTGAGGAGAACAGACAGTTGTTTCATTTGGGCTCCCCAAACCACTCTCTCTGTTGCTGGGGGGTTGTGGGCAGTGGCTGGTGGCTCCCAGGATGGCACTGAGGGCTCCTGATGGGACCTGGCTCTTCCTGCTGAGCCTGGCCACCATCACCTCCCAcccacctcctcctgctctgcaggaccATCCCTCTCCCACCTGTTTCTTCACACTGTCGATCTCGTTCCGCAGCCTCTGGACCATCCGGTTGATCTCTGAAATCTCAATCTTGGTGTTCCTCAGGTCATCCCCATGTCTCCCAGCAGAGACCTGGAGTTCCTCGTACTGGTGCGGGGAAAGGAGGAGACCACTGGTGAGCACTCGGAGATCAAGGAAGGGTGAGGGGACTTCAGGGGACAAAGCACAAGTCTGGATGAGGCTTAAGGGGACAAGATTCCTCTGAAATCTGCTCATGGAATAATGTCACTTGCCCTTAACTCTCAATATCTGCTCGGAAGGCAGTGCCTCACGGCACAGGGGACCTAGGTGTTGTCACCTACAAGAACCTGGAAGgggaagtgtttaaggccagttCTGCCAGTGACTCTGTGAGCCCAAAGTCAAAACTTTTGAACATCTCATCTCTGTCTCCCCTCAGCTGATGGGAAATAATTTCTGATCATTTCTGACCACAGAAATCAGTCTGTCAGCCCGGTGACCCACCTTGTTCTGGTACCAAGCCTCGGCCTCGGCGCGGCTGCGGTTGGCAATGTCCTCGTACTGCGCCTTGACCTCGGCGATGATGCTGTTGAGGTCTAGGTTCCGGTTGTTGTCCATGGAGAGAACCACGGAGGTGTCGGACACTTGCTGCTGCATCTGGGACAGCTCCTGCAGGAGAtgcaaaatattaatttaatgGTCTGGTGTCCGCGGTGGAAACCACAGGGATGAGGTGATTTGGGAGTCCTCCCTGCTAAGATATTTTCTTGCATTTCCCTTGCTCTGTCTCCATTTTGTAATTTATTTCTGCATTATCATTTCCAAAAGGCTGGGTCCCGTACAGCCCTGGGTGTGGGAcccacagggcaggagctgggggatgCTCTCCAGGAGCCACTCACCGCCTCATACAGAGCTCTCAGGAAGTTGATTTCCTCTGCCAGCGCATCAGCCTTGCCCTGGAGCTCAACCTTGTTCATGTAGGCACCATCCACATCCTAAAGAGAAGATACCAATGGTTTCTGATGAAACCAGAACACACAGGGGCTTCAGGACACCAATGGGACTGTGTCTGCTTCAAGGTCTATTATTCACAGAATTGTGGgatcatggaatgatttgggttggaagggacctgaaagctcATCCAAttcacacccctgccatgggcagagacaccttccacagaCCATACTGCCTTGGACTCTTCCAagcatggggcagccacagcttccctgggcaacctgtgccactgCCAGCAGTTCCTTCGGCTCATTTTTATGTCCCTGTGATCAAGGTATTTTTTAAATGTAATGTTGGACATTGACTGTAAGCCAGAACAAGGCTCTTAGGCAGAAGGCAAAGCTCTGACTCACAAGGATGTGACCAGAGACTGAGTTGAGCTGAGCCACAAGAGACCAGAAAACAGGGCAGCTCTGTTGGCACAGAGAAGGTTGTGCCCATTCCTGGCCTCAGGAGAACCCAACCCAGGATGTCATGATCTCCCAGCTTGACCCAGCCATGAGGGTGCAGGACCCCAACTCCCACCAAGTCTTGCTTGAACTCTGCAAGGTGAGTTAATTCCCTTTTCTGGCCCATAATTCCTAACTCAGTCACCTTCTTGAGGACCACGAACTCGTTCTCAGCACCTGTGCGCCGGTTGATCTCATCTTCATATCTGCCGGGATAAAAGAGCGAGGTGGGTTGGATGGAATGAAGAGGTGGGAGCACCTCATTCCCAAATCATCTGTTGTGGCTCATGGGTATATTCCCTACTCCCACATGTTTACCCAGAGCAGACGCAGAGCAAATATTACTGTCTTTGAACTGTGGGACTCCATGGTGTG carries:
- the LOC134413741 gene encoding keratin, type II cytoskeletal 6A-like; the encoded protein is MSRISFRSSTGGGMRGFSSGSAIIGGGGTRSSFSSVSVSRVGGGRAGGGGGFGAGGGFGSRSLYNLGGSKRISYSSVGGGLRSGAGGGYGFGLGYGGGAGAGFGLGGAGGGGSYGLGSGFGLGGPGFGGRGGPGFPVCPPGGIHEVTVNQSLLAPLKLDIDPEIQKVRTHEREQIKTLNNKFASFIDKVRFLEQQNKVLETKWTLLQEQGHTVTRKSLEPIFEAYINNLRRQLDSLVGERGRLDSELRSMQDMVEDFKNKYEDEINRRTGAENEFVVLKKDVDGAYMNKVELQGKADALAEEINFLRALYEAELSQMQQQVSDTSVVLSMDNNRNLDLNSIIAEVKAQYEDIANRSRAEAEAWYQNKYEELQVSAGRHGDDLRNTKIEISEINRMVQRLRNEIDSVKKQCANLQAAIAEAEERGEMALKDAKAKLTELEDALQKAKADLARQLREYQELMNVKLALDIEIATYRKLLEGEESRLAGEGVGAVSVSVVSSSSGMGYGGGSCLGMGGGLGMGGGGGGSYTMSSGGFGGSGGFGGGLSYGGGSSFSSGSSRGVSSSTGGSVRIVSKTTTSKKTIR